A single genomic interval of Oceanithermus profundus DSM 14977 harbors:
- a CDS encoding discoidin domain-containing protein: MRFVSVVTLIAGFLGAAYAVPPVVEPVEPFLAAPPEVRFGPEGQAWLELATTIDLACVVVYGEDEGFGRMALDAAMGAAAHREHRIAFGRLEPGRSYAYRLQGSDPSGRLFASRTYRFTAPRASAAAPLNLARLGLGARVAAVSSNYGGAANDARWGANAALDGDPATEWSSDGDGDAAFLTVELPREVEVAAFGFWTRTMGSSAQVRSFVVEDEAGRVYGPFELDGAERMDLFPVENARGRRFTFRVRSSSGGNTGAVEVGVFAKP; encoded by the coding sequence ATGCGCTTCGTATCCGTGGTGACCCTGATCGCCGGATTTCTGGGCGCGGCGTACGCCGTGCCGCCGGTCGTCGAACCCGTCGAGCCCTTTCTGGCCGCGCCGCCCGAGGTGCGGTTCGGTCCCGAAGGGCAGGCCTGGCTGGAGCTCGCGACGACGATCGACCTGGCCTGCGTCGTCGTCTACGGCGAGGACGAAGGCTTCGGCCGCATGGCCCTCGACGCGGCCATGGGGGCCGCCGCCCACCGGGAACACCGCATCGCCTTCGGCCGGCTCGAGCCCGGCCGCAGCTACGCTTACCGCTTGCAGGGCAGCGACCCCTCGGGCCGCCTTTTCGCGAGCCGCACCTACCGCTTCACCGCGCCCCGGGCCTCCGCCGCCGCCCCGCTCAACCTGGCGCGGCTGGGGCTGGGGGCCCGGGTGGCCGCCGTTTCCAGCAACTACGGGGGCGCGGCGAACGACGCCCGCTGGGGCGCGAACGCCGCCCTCGACGGCGACCCGGCGACGGAGTGGTCGTCGGACGGCGACGGCGACGCCGCCTTCCTCACCGTCGAGCTGCCCCGCGAGGTCGAGGTGGCCGCCTTCGGGTTCTGGACGCGCACCATGGGCTCGAGCGCCCAGGTGCGGAGCTTCGTCGTCGAGGACGAAGCGGGCCGGGTCTACGGCCCCTTCGAGCTCGATGGGGCCGAGCGGATGGACCTCTTCCCGGTCGAGAACGCGCGCGGCCGCCGCTTCACCTTCCGGGTGCGAAGCTCGAGCGGGGGCAACACCGGCGCGGTCGAGGTGGGGGTGTTCGCGAAGCCGTGA
- a CDS encoding ADP-ribosylglycohydrolase family protein, which yields METAWPQVRRALEAEGWNLEAFERPLTWPFDPRPLTVGRVRGTLFGVAIGDALGAPVEGRPGADGAAGPVRRLRPHNGRPAGTVTDDTQLTLAVATSLLERGTLDPEDLVRRFLDAEPELVAAGWATRQALERLGRGAAWWLAGSASAGNGAAMRAAPAGLFCESPDAIRRAAFLQALVTHRDPSAVASSIVHALWVGWLARGGPADAEVLAWLAAAVEGLERPLASRHRKRRSVTLAGLLQEVEGFLGRPQEAFEHFRTGAFVLESFPSAAAVFLSHPEDPEATYLTLVNAGGDTDTMGALAGAWLGAYLGDRGLRSRTPSDWWRVSAAAEIERISRLGTS from the coding sequence GTGGAAACCGCCTGGCCGCAGGTGCGCCGGGCGCTCGAGGCGGAGGGTTGGAACCTGGAAGCCTTCGAGCGACCGCTCACCTGGCCGTTTGATCCCCGGCCGCTGACGGTGGGCCGGGTGCGCGGGACGCTGTTCGGCGTCGCCATCGGCGACGCTTTGGGCGCCCCGGTCGAGGGGCGTCCGGGCGCCGACGGGGCCGCGGGCCCGGTGCGCCGTTTGCGGCCGCACAACGGACGCCCCGCGGGCACGGTTACCGACGATACGCAGCTCACCCTGGCGGTCGCGACGAGCTTGCTCGAGCGCGGCACCCTCGACCCCGAGGACCTGGTGCGGCGTTTCCTGGATGCGGAGCCGGAGCTGGTGGCGGCGGGATGGGCCACCCGTCAGGCCCTGGAGCGGCTGGGCCGCGGCGCGGCTTGGTGGCTGGCCGGGAGCGCGTCCGCGGGAAACGGAGCGGCCATGCGCGCCGCCCCGGCGGGGTTGTTCTGCGAGTCCCCGGACGCGATCCGCCGGGCGGCCTTCCTGCAGGCCCTGGTGACGCACCGCGACCCCAGCGCCGTGGCCAGCTCGATCGTCCATGCGCTCTGGGTCGGCTGGCTGGCGCGCGGGGGTCCGGCGGACGCGGAGGTGCTGGCTTGGCTGGCGGCGGCGGTGGAAGGGTTGGAGCGTCCGCTGGCGAGCCGGCACCGCAAGCGCCGGAGCGTGACGCTGGCGGGGCTCCTGCAGGAGGTGGAGGGTTTCCTGGGGCGGCCGCAGGAGGCGTTCGAGCACTTCCGGACCGGCGCCTTCGTGCTCGAGTCGTTCCCCAGCGCCGCCGCCGTCTTCCTCAGCCATCCCGAAGACCCCGAGGCGACCTACCTCACCCTGGTGAACGCGGGGGGCGACACCGACACCATGGGGGCGCTCGCCGGAGCCTGGCTCGGCGCCTACCTGGGCGACCGGGGCCTGCGCTCGCGCACCCCTTCGGACTGGTGGCGGGTGAGCGCTGCCGCCGAGATCGAGCGCATCAGCCGCCTGGGCACGTCCTAG
- a CDS encoding glutamine--tRNA ligase/YqeY domain fusion protein: MPASRIPPDAGRLVPPNFITEIIDEDLRSGKYDEIVTRFPPEPNGFPHIGHAIASFIDCGIARDYRGRCHLRMDDTNPLTEEMRYVEAIKRDMAWLGWDWGEHFYFASDYFDRLYELAEQLIKEGKAYVDSLSEEEIREYRGTVEKPGRPSPYRERSVEENLDLFRRMAAGEFEEGAHVLRAKIDMSAPNMKLRDPILYRILKAEHYRTGDRWKVYPMYDFAHPLSDYIEGVTHSLCSSEFIDNRAVYDWLVENLAGKCGLPEWPRPKQIEFGRRSLEYTVVSKRKLIQLVERGLVDGWDDPRLPTLAGLRRRGVRPQALIAFARKVGISRTDRTVDIALLEWAIRDDLNPIAPRVMAVTEPLKLVLTNYPEGKLEELEAPYFPPDVGRPGSRKVPFGRELWVERSDFALEPPKGWKRLVVGGHTRLRHAYVVRIDEAVTNDAGEVVALRGVYLPDTLGKNPEGVKVKGAVHWVAAAEALAAEFRLYDRLFKVPFPDAGEGSFLDHYNPDSLKVLQGYVEPSVATDDPDTRYQFERLGYFWRDPERGRGEKPVFNRIITLKDTWKKAGAQKQEARPEPRPEKKAEPEDKVAALAPEAREVYERCRHLGVGEAEALQIARDERLRTYLEDCSAYGPPALAAPWVVHVLGKAIRAGEAGVEPQALMALLAELEKGAFDRSVAKQALEEALARGGDPLERARARAADRLSAEALAELVHEVLAAHPDEVAAYRAGKRGLMGFFVGRVMRASEGRADPKQVQSVLSQQLDRGSA, encoded by the coding sequence ATGCCGGCTTCGCGCATCCCCCCGGACGCTGGGCGTCTGGTGCCCCCCAACTTCATCACCGAGATCATCGACGAAGACCTGCGCTCGGGGAAGTACGACGAGATCGTCACCCGCTTTCCCCCCGAGCCCAACGGTTTTCCTCACATCGGCCACGCCATCGCCAGCTTCATTGACTGCGGCATCGCCCGCGACTACCGGGGGCGCTGCCACCTGCGCATGGACGACACCAACCCGCTCACCGAGGAGATGCGCTACGTCGAGGCCATCAAGCGCGACATGGCCTGGCTGGGGTGGGACTGGGGCGAGCACTTCTACTTCGCCTCCGACTACTTCGACCGCCTCTACGAGCTGGCCGAGCAGCTCATCAAGGAGGGCAAGGCCTACGTCGACTCGCTGAGCGAAGAGGAGATCCGCGAGTACCGGGGAACGGTGGAAAAGCCGGGCCGGCCCAGCCCCTACCGCGAGCGCTCGGTGGAAGAAAACCTCGATTTGTTCCGCCGCATGGCGGCGGGGGAGTTCGAGGAGGGGGCGCACGTGCTCCGGGCCAAGATCGACATGAGCGCGCCCAACATGAAGCTGCGTGACCCCATCCTCTACCGCATCCTCAAGGCCGAGCACTACCGCACGGGTGACCGTTGGAAGGTCTACCCGATGTACGACTTCGCCCACCCGCTTTCCGACTACATCGAGGGCGTCACCCACTCGCTGTGCTCCTCGGAGTTCATCGACAACCGGGCGGTCTACGACTGGCTGGTGGAGAACCTGGCCGGCAAGTGCGGCCTGCCCGAGTGGCCGCGGCCGAAGCAGATCGAGTTCGGCCGCCGCAGCCTCGAGTACACCGTGGTCAGCAAGCGCAAGCTGATCCAGCTGGTCGAGCGCGGCCTGGTGGACGGCTGGGACGACCCGCGCCTGCCCACGCTGGCGGGCCTGCGCCGGCGCGGGGTGCGGCCCCAGGCGCTCATCGCCTTCGCCCGCAAGGTGGGCATCAGCCGCACCGACCGCACCGTGGACATCGCCTTACTGGAGTGGGCCATCCGCGACGACCTCAACCCCATCGCCCCGCGGGTGATGGCGGTGACCGAACCGCTCAAGCTGGTGCTCACCAACTACCCCGAAGGCAAGCTGGAGGAGCTGGAAGCCCCCTACTTCCCGCCCGACGTGGGCAGGCCGGGCAGCCGCAAGGTGCCCTTCGGGCGCGAGCTGTGGGTGGAGCGTTCCGACTTCGCGCTCGAGCCCCCCAAGGGCTGGAAGCGGCTCGTCGTCGGCGGTCACACCCGCCTACGCCACGCCTACGTGGTGCGCATCGACGAGGCGGTCACGAACGACGCCGGCGAGGTGGTGGCGCTGCGCGGGGTCTACCTGCCGGACACCCTGGGCAAGAACCCCGAGGGCGTTAAGGTGAAGGGGGCGGTCCACTGGGTGGCGGCGGCCGAAGCGCTGGCGGCCGAGTTCCGCCTCTACGACCGGCTCTTCAAGGTGCCCTTCCCCGACGCCGGCGAGGGCAGCTTCCTCGACCACTACAACCCCGACTCGCTCAAGGTCTTGCAGGGCTACGTGGAGCCGAGCGTGGCCACCGACGACCCCGATACCCGCTACCAGTTCGAGCGGCTGGGCTACTTCTGGCGCGACCCGGAGCGGGGCCGCGGGGAGAAGCCGGTCTTCAACCGCATCATCACCCTCAAGGACACCTGGAAGAAGGCAGGTGCGCAAAAGCAGGAGGCCAGGCCCGAGCCCAGGCCCGAAAAGAAGGCCGAACCCGAGGACAAGGTGGCGGCGCTCGCGCCCGAGGCGCGCGAGGTCTACGAGCGCTGCCGGCACCTGGGCGTGGGCGAGGCCGAGGCGCTGCAGATCGCGCGGGACGAGCGGCTGCGCACCTACCTGGAGGACTGCTCGGCCTACGGCCCCCCGGCGCTGGCCGCGCCCTGGGTGGTGCACGTGCTGGGCAAGGCCATCCGGGCCGGCGAGGCGGGGGTCGAGCCGCAGGCGCTGATGGCGCTGCTGGCCGAGCTGGAGAAGGGCGCCTTCGACCGCAGCGTGGCCAAGCAGGCCCTCGAGGAGGCGCTCGCGCGCGGGGGCGACCCGCTCGAGCGGGCGCGGGCGCGGGCCGCGGACCGGCTGTCCGCGGAGGCGCTCGCGGAGCTGGTGCACGAGGTGCTGGCGGCCCACCCGGACGAGGTGGCAGCCTACCGCGCGGGCAAGCGCGGACTGATGGGCTTCTTCGTCGGCCGGGTGATGCGCGCGAGCGAAGGGCGGGCCGACCCGAAGCAGGTCCAAAGCGTGCTCAGCCAACAATTGGACCGCGGCTCCGCGTAA
- a CDS encoding adenosylcobalamin-dependent ribonucleoside-diphosphate reductase — protein MNTSIFDEHAKAIAERQYLQPGDGDVFGIFRRVADWVALPEDEATRSGWADTFYELMATKRFCPGGRVLAGAGTAHGNVLNCFVQGATAHPPASFEGIMEVAKKLALVTKVGGGNGVNLDPYVYRERPVGVVRGIAYMDAAHRDVEDFIRGLMRPSNNPDGDKVPHPVRNWTRVIYGDLGPELTALARRHGVLTVPVRPDDVIVVRDDMGGIMDAAAEAARLALAGEEPRVDFSQLRHEGAEVKSSGGTASGPVSYLLEIYDNFLEWANRGGPDAGPVATLRYVYAPVLRVVRQGGTRRGAGMATIDVAHPDVLDFLTAKDLDREAAEGDISTFNISILATDAFVEALEKDELWPVRLRPVPGKYYLQPVEGAYTGEWPELGVAEDGARPVPVYEGGVPARWIWHEVAWHAWATGEPGLIFIDRVNEKSALKGLGERWQIRATNPCGEIPLTVGEPCDLGALNLAAYVEDGAFDYEAFRRDVRTAVRFLDNVLDVNVFALEDNREASQQLRRLGLGVMGLADALIKMGLPYDSEAAREAVWKIMSVMREEALAASEALGAERGVFPLYEEEAEYFGRMGIKPRRNLAVLTVAPTGTTSMLMGVSSGIEPVFSPFVWRRIGGEYKPLVHPLFQELMEQHPPHPDWEKDGTWDWDKLIAAIQENHGSVQGLEVVPESIRAVFKCAHDVSPLDHVRMQGVVQRAFDAEGYVGNSLSKTINLPHEASVEDVEAAYTEAYRTGCKGVTVYRDGSRDYQVLSVTKEEETEDDAAPAAAPDPSEPAAEAPAARPGKPVHERPARLFGFTDMVKLTSSEGSRHSYLVTVNMAGGHPIEVIITSGKAGDEANADSEALGRVVSIALQYGVPPEAIVKTLRGINGGLYGNYHKRFVASKADLIAVALESIPHFPEGAEADAEAAPVAQEPPKVQVPTGPGNSANACPECGAPLKVEDGCLTCEVCGYSKCG, from the coding sequence ATGAACACATCCATCTTTGACGAGCACGCCAAAGCCATTGCCGAACGCCAGTACTTGCAGCCCGGGGACGGCGACGTCTTCGGCATCTTCCGCCGCGTCGCCGACTGGGTGGCGCTGCCGGAGGACGAGGCCACCCGCAGCGGCTGGGCCGACACCTTCTACGAGCTGATGGCCACCAAGCGCTTCTGCCCGGGCGGCCGCGTCCTCGCGGGCGCCGGCACCGCGCACGGCAACGTCCTCAACTGCTTCGTGCAGGGGGCGACGGCGCACCCGCCCGCGAGCTTCGAGGGCATCATGGAGGTCGCCAAGAAGCTGGCCCTGGTAACCAAGGTGGGCGGCGGAAACGGCGTGAACCTGGACCCCTACGTGTACCGGGAAAGGCCCGTGGGGGTGGTGCGCGGCATCGCCTACATGGACGCCGCCCACCGCGACGTCGAGGACTTCATCCGCGGCTTGATGCGGCCTTCCAACAACCCCGACGGCGACAAGGTGCCCCATCCGGTGCGCAACTGGACGCGGGTCATCTACGGCGACCTGGGGCCCGAGCTCACCGCCTTGGCGCGCCGCCACGGCGTGCTGACCGTGCCCGTGCGGCCCGACGACGTCATCGTGGTCCGCGACGACATGGGCGGCATCATGGACGCCGCGGCCGAAGCGGCGCGGCTGGCGCTCGCGGGCGAGGAGCCGCGGGTGGACTTCAGTCAGCTGCGGCACGAAGGGGCCGAGGTCAAGAGCTCGGGCGGCACCGCCAGCGGGCCGGTCAGCTACCTGCTCGAGATCTACGACAACTTCCTCGAGTGGGCCAACCGCGGCGGCCCCGACGCCGGTCCGGTGGCCACGCTGCGCTACGTCTACGCCCCCGTCCTGCGCGTGGTGCGGCAGGGCGGCACCCGGCGCGGCGCGGGCATGGCCACGATCGACGTGGCCCACCCTGACGTGCTCGACTTTCTCACCGCCAAGGACCTCGACCGCGAGGCGGCCGAGGGCGACATCTCCACCTTCAACATCTCGATCCTGGCCACCGACGCCTTCGTGGAGGCGTTGGAAAAGGACGAGCTCTGGCCGGTGCGCCTGCGCCCGGTCCCGGGCAAGTACTACCTGCAGCCCGTCGAGGGGGCCTACACCGGCGAGTGGCCCGAGCTGGGCGTGGCCGAGGACGGCGCCCGGCCGGTCCCGGTCTACGAGGGCGGCGTGCCCGCGCGCTGGATCTGGCACGAGGTGGCCTGGCACGCCTGGGCCACCGGGGAGCCGGGGCTCATCTTCATCGACCGCGTCAACGAGAAGTCGGCCCTCAAGGGGTTGGGCGAGCGGTGGCAGATCCGCGCCACCAACCCCTGCGGCGAGATCCCGCTCACCGTGGGCGAGCCCTGCGACCTGGGCGCGCTCAACCTGGCGGCCTACGTCGAAGACGGCGCCTTCGACTACGAGGCCTTCCGGCGCGACGTGCGCACGGCGGTGCGCTTTCTCGACAACGTGCTCGACGTCAACGTCTTTGCCCTCGAGGACAACCGCGAGGCCAGCCAGCAGCTCCGCCGCCTGGGGCTCGGGGTGATGGGGTTGGCCGACGCGCTCATCAAGATGGGCCTGCCCTACGACTCCGAAGCCGCGCGCGAGGCGGTGTGGAAGATCATGTCGGTGATGCGCGAGGAGGCCCTGGCGGCCTCGGAGGCGCTGGGCGCCGAGCGCGGCGTCTTCCCGCTCTACGAGGAAGAGGCCGAATACTTTGGCCGCATGGGCATCAAGCCGCGGCGCAACCTGGCCGTGCTCACCGTGGCCCCCACGGGCACGACGAGCATGCTCATGGGCGTCTCCAGCGGCATCGAGCCGGTCTTCAGCCCCTTCGTCTGGCGCCGCATCGGCGGCGAGTACAAGCCGCTGGTGCACCCGCTCTTCCAGGAGCTGATGGAGCAGCACCCGCCCCACCCCGACTGGGAGAAGGACGGCACCTGGGACTGGGACAAGCTCATCGCCGCCATCCAGGAGAACCACGGCTCGGTGCAGGGGCTCGAGGTCGTGCCCGAGTCCATCCGCGCCGTCTTCAAGTGCGCCCACGACGTCAGCCCGCTCGACCACGTGCGCATGCAGGGCGTGGTCCAGCGCGCCTTCGATGCCGAGGGTTACGTGGGCAACTCGCTTTCCAAGACGATCAACCTGCCCCACGAGGCGAGCGTCGAGGACGTGGAAGCGGCCTACACCGAGGCCTACCGCACCGGTTGCAAGGGGGTCACCGTTTACCGTGACGGCAGCCGCGACTACCAGGTGCTTTCGGTGACGAAGGAGGAGGAAACGGAGGACGACGCCGCGCCGGCGGCCGCCCCCGACCCCTCGGAACCCGCGGCCGAGGCCCCCGCGGCGCGCCCCGGCAAGCCGGTGCACGAACGCCCCGCCCGCCTCTTCGGCTTCACCGACATGGTCAAGCTCACCAGTTCGGAGGGGTCGCGCCACTCCTACCTGGTCACCGTCAACATGGCCGGGGGGCACCCCATCGAGGTCATCATCACCTCGGGGAAGGCGGGCGATGAGGCCAACGCCGACAGCGAGGCGCTGGGCCGCGTGGTCAGCATCGCGCTCCAGTACGGGGTGCCGCCCGAGGCCATCGTCAAGACCCTGCGCGGCATCAACGGCGGGCTCTACGGCAACTACCACAAGCGCTTCGTGGCCAGCAAGGCCGACCTGATCGCGGTGGCGCTCGAGTCCATCCCCCATTTCCCGGAGGGCGCCGAGGCGGACGCGGAGGCGGCGCCGGTGGCCCAGGAGCCGCCCAAGGTGCAGGTGCCCACGGGCCCGGGCAACAGCGCGAACGCCTGCCCCGAGTGCGGCGCGCCGCTGAAGGTGGAGGACGGCTGCCTGACCTGCGAGGTCTGCGGCTATTCGAAGTGCGGCTAG
- a CDS encoding glycoside hydrolase family 13 protein, with product MKPPDWVTDAAFYQIFPDRFYRSGRPAAHPRPADAYEPWDGPPTVRGFKGGDLWGVAEKLDYLVELGVNAIYLNPVFASSANHRYHTSDYFRVDPILGGDAALRHLLDAAHARGLRVILDGVFNHTGRGFFAFQHLLENGPASPYRDWYHVKGFPLHAYGGRPNYSAWWDNPELPKLRTETPAVRDYLLDVAEYWIRFGADGWRLDVPEEIADMKFWSAFRERVKGANPEAYLVGEIWHEAPDWVAPAGPFDGVMNYPLGRAVLGFVGGEAFDRDLAARSGLGAVPALDAPAWVERVAEVLGRYPEAVVRAQLNLLTSHDTPRLYTMMRDHAGRAALALELLAVLPGAPNLYYGDEIGLPGVHDPDNRRAFPWGHPERWNHEVRDRVRAVLKLRGEHDDLRGGGFEAWWAEGARAAFARGRYRVTVNADARTWTLDLPCPAPHARFRGLLHEGRLDCRGGRLRGAELPPWTLEVWAPLQ from the coding sequence ATGAAGCCACCGGACTGGGTCACCGACGCCGCCTTCTACCAGATCTTCCCGGACCGTTTTTACCGCTCCGGCCGGCCGGCCGCGCATCCGCGGCCCGCGGACGCCTACGAGCCCTGGGACGGCCCGCCCACCGTCCGCGGGTTCAAGGGGGGCGACCTCTGGGGCGTGGCCGAGAAGCTCGACTACCTCGTCGAGCTGGGGGTGAACGCGATCTACCTCAACCCCGTCTTCGCCTCGAGCGCCAACCACCGCTACCACACCAGCGACTACTTCCGCGTCGATCCCATCCTGGGCGGGGACGCGGCGCTGCGGCACCTGCTTGATGCGGCCCACGCGCGCGGTCTGCGGGTGATCCTCGACGGCGTCTTCAACCACACCGGGCGGGGGTTCTTCGCGTTCCAGCACCTGCTCGAGAACGGCCCCGCGAGCCCTTACCGCGACTGGTACCACGTGAAGGGCTTCCCCCTGCACGCCTACGGCGGCCGGCCCAACTACTCCGCCTGGTGGGACAACCCCGAGCTGCCCAAGCTGCGCACCGAAACGCCCGCGGTGCGGGACTACCTGCTCGACGTGGCCGAGTACTGGATCCGCTTCGGCGCCGACGGCTGGAGGCTCGACGTGCCCGAGGAGATCGCCGACATGAAGTTCTGGTCGGCGTTCCGCGAGCGGGTCAAGGGGGCGAACCCGGAGGCCTACCTGGTGGGCGAGATCTGGCACGAGGCCCCCGACTGGGTGGCGCCTGCGGGCCCCTTCGACGGGGTGATGAACTACCCCTTGGGCCGGGCGGTGCTGGGCTTCGTCGGCGGCGAAGCCTTCGACCGCGACCTGGCGGCCCGCAGCGGCCTGGGGGCCGTGCCCGCGCTGGACGCCCCCGCTTGGGTGGAGCGGGTGGCCGAGGTGCTGGGGCGGTACCCCGAGGCGGTTGTCCGGGCCCAGCTCAACCTGCTGACCAGCCACGACACCCCCCGCCTGTACACGATGATGCGCGACCACGCCGGCCGTGCGGCGCTGGCGCTCGAGCTCCTCGCCGTCCTGCCGGGGGCGCCCAACCTGTACTACGGCGACGAGATCGGCCTCCCGGGCGTCCACGACCCCGACAACCGCCGGGCTTTCCCCTGGGGCCACCCCGAGCGCTGGAACCACGAGGTGCGCGACCGGGTCCGCGCCGTCCTGAAGTTGCGCGGGGAGCACGACGACCTGCGCGGCGGCGGGTTCGAGGCCTGGTGGGCCGAGGGGGCCCGGGCGGCCTTCGCGCGGGGACGGTACCGGGTGACGGTCAACGCCGACGCCCGGACCTGGACGCTGGACCTGCCCTGCCCGGCCCCGCACGCCCGTTTCCGGGGCCTGCTGCACGAAGGTCGGCTCGACTGCCGCGGAGGCCGTCTGCGCGGGGCGGAACTGCCCCCGTGGACGCTGGAGGTCTGGGCGCCGCTCCAATAG